The nucleotide sequence ACATCCATCTCGGTGTTTCCGATTCAGCGAAATGTGGAGACCGCCGATGCCGATTTCAATGCCCTAATGGAAACCAACCAGCGGGCCATCAATTTCAAGAATGCCTGCTATAGGAATCCGATTTCTGAAAGAATTTTACGGGAACTTTTGCCCGGCTTCGAGGCAGAGGGTTTGCTTGATATAGATCAGTGAGCGAAATGCCCTAGGCCCACAAAATTGTATATAGAGAAATAATAgacaaatattatatatagtTTAGAAAATGTAATCACAATTGTATAAAATAACCAACTTATAATAAAAGGAACATATGTATATTATAAAATTGCGATATTTTTAAACCTGTAAATATTTTGTCGTCAGTTAATTGGATGGCTCACTCTGTAAGTGATCTAATCAGTTTGATAAGGATACCGGCAGTAggtaaaaatattattaatcgAAAAGATTCGGTGAGTGTACTTATGATTAAAAAACTAAGATTTGGTATCAACTTTTTTTGCTTAAGTACGTACCTTGTGTAAATAAAAGTTCTTAAGTAGGTGGCATTTGTTAAATAAAAGCCTCTTTTTCTCGTTTTGGTATGAGAAATTTTCGATGAGCGAAATACATTTCAATGCAGTTTAACTGAAGTGATAACtgcatattttatatttacaaAGACTCCTGCCGGAATCTCGATGTTGATATTAAATAATAACCTTATAAGTTATAACTGATTATAATCAGAACCGAGGGTGGCGGTGAGTACGAAAAGCTTGATCAAAGCGATTCGAAAGCTCAGTCATTTTGCTTAAAATGAGCCAAGCCCGTGAACGGGTTTTCCATAACAAACTACAACAGCACTCAGAATAGTCGTGGCACTTATCGAATAGATTGTGCAACAGCAAGTAGAATGACTGACAAGATAGATGCGGAACAGTTTAATGACGATGAACTGGAGGCCCCGGCTTGGCTGAATCCCCAGTTTATAGGAGAAATTCTAAGCGCGTACGAAGAGGCCCCGGAACTGAAAGTGATCGATCTAAAGATCACACCCGCGAGTTTTCAAGGAGATCACTATGCCAGCGTTATGTTCCGCACTACTGCTGAGTATACCACCTCAAAGGGCAAGTTTAGTAAGCCCCTTATTATAAAGACGATGCCAGAGCAGGAGGGACACAAAAAGGACATGCTAAGCGAATCGCATATATTCGAAACCGAGATTGGAATGTATTGCCAGGTGCTTCCGGAATTCGAGAGGATTCTACGGGAGGCAGGGGATAACACAAAGCTATTTGTGCCCTGCATCTATCACAGCCTGGATCCCCGTAGGGTAATGATATTCGAGGATCTGGTGCCACAAGGATACTCAGTGATTCGGGATCGTCCTGTTGCACTGGAGGAACTCAAAACAGCCTTTTCCAAGCTGGCCAAATGGCATGCAGTTAGCATGAAAGTTATTAATGAGGTGAGTAAAATGAATGAAGTGAGTTTCATATCATATTAATGTTTTTTATTCAACAGCAACCTGCCTTTCTAAAGGAATTCAAATATGGCTTATTTGATATGCCCACCATACAGAATGACCCTTTCGTTACTACTGGCATGAAGAGCTTTATTGAAATGCTGGACAACTTACCCGACCTAAAAAAGTATAAGCCCTATTTTGAACAAATTCAAGAAAAACATTTGAAACGACTCGAAGCCGAGATGCAAGAGTACCACAAAAACCGACGGAACGATGGGTACTATGTCCTGTGCCATGGTGACTTCCATCTTCGCAACATGATGTTTAAGAACAATAAGGAAACCGGAAACCACGAGGATACCATGCTGGTGGACTTCCAGTTAAGCAACCTTTGCCCCATTACCGTTGATCTAACATATTCCATCTATATGTTAATGGAGCCCGAACAGCGCCGGGATATGGGAAAGGACTTGATTAACTATTACTTTACAGTTCTAGTAGCAACTCTCAAGAGCATTGGATACAAAGGTGATATGCCAACCCAAGCAAAACTCTGGGAGCAAATTCATCGCAATAAGTACTATGGTGAGTTAGTATTATCCATTAAAACAGAAGATAAATAAACTAATACTTATTATAATCCGTTTTCAGATTTCTTTTTGATAAGCACTTTCCTCCCCCTGATTTTGGCGATCAAATCAAACACTTTTAAAATGCATGACCTCATCCAGAATCCGGA is from Drosophila suzukii chromosome 3, CBGP_Dsuzu_IsoJpt1.0, whole genome shotgun sequence and encodes:
- the LOC108012086 gene encoding uncharacterized protein; protein product: MTDKIDAEQFNDDELEAPAWLNPQFIGEILSAYEEAPELKVIDLKITPASFQGDHYASVMFRTTAEYTTSKGKFSKPLIIKTMPEQEGHKKDMLSESHIFETEIGMYCQVLPEFERILREAGDNTKLFVPCIYHSLDPRRVMIFEDLVPQGYSVIRDRPVALEELKTAFSKLAKWHAVSMKVINEQPAFLKEFKYGLFDMPTIQNDPFVTTGMKSFIEMLDNLPDLKKYKPYFEQIQEKHLKRLEAEMQEYHKNRRNDGYYVLCHGDFHLRNMMFKNNKETGNHEDTMLVDFQLSNLCPITVDLTYSIYMLMEPEQRRDMGKDLINYYFTVLVATLKSIGYKGDMPTQAKLWEQIHRNKYYDFFLISTFLPLILAIKSNTFKMHDLIQNPETRQKTYFLDTYVKDVTKLLPKFEKLGYFKGL